A portion of the Leptospira noumeaensis genome contains these proteins:
- the polA gene encoding DNA polymerase I: MSGRLLIIDGHALAFRAYFAFAASNLTNSKTGLPSGAIFGFWRMLFKLLQDEKVSHIAFTFDPGTRLERNDLYEDYKAHRKPMPEDLKPQIHKIYEMLKALEFPMYKIDGIEADDIIGSLCKKFGKDFEEIVILSSDKDLYQVLDKNIHMLRGKRGVSEFEKIDPKWVKANIGITKEQVTDYMGLLGDASDNIPGVKGIGEKGAAKLIQEFGDLETIYKKLDKIKNKSLIDKLAAEKENAFLSRKLATIVTNLKLDIKKSDLKLPNYYDPAKVQYFKDEGYNVLHRDLAKQAGIPITSDGDSKDKSSDSEPAKKGKKSSKDALDSGTEPKPNKGSAVSKKTYKRIQTLDDLKKIVAKLDSKKPISVDTETTSQDPMLAELLGVSFSQEPGVAYYIAFSHPESIYSHLLPSPEEGLAVLKPMLTDPKWKKVGQNIKYDLLVLRNYGVELAGIHFDTMLASYLLNPGERRHNMDDMAVDYLDYKTITYDELVGTGKKKQNLYDIDPEKVSEYACEDADITLQLHNILSPKMEEGIHKKLFYEIEMPVLHTLADMEFEGIAVEKGYFESLSKIFETKIKEHEKNIHFYAGKTFNVNSTKELQTVLFEDLRLPAEKKTQTGYSTDHSVLESLQGTHPIIDDLLGLRKFSKLKSTYTDTLPTLINPKTGRIHTSYNQTIAATGRLSSTNPNLQNIPIKDEEGRLLRKGFIAKKGYEILSLDYSQIELRIMAHYANDPQMMDAYKSGADIHKRTAAGIFGIPEDKVTPDMRNKAKVVNFSVIYGVTSFGLSNNLRISRKEAKEFIEKYFATYTGVQTYMEEIVEFCKEHGYVETLLGRRRYLPDIHSKHKMASEAAKRVAINSPIQGTSADMIKLAMIQIHNKIKKNGFDSKLLLQVHDELVFEVNPKEKKEFYQMAKEEMESAMKLKVPIIAQGKFGGDWDEAH, from the coding sequence ATGAGCGGAAGATTACTCATCATTGACGGCCATGCTTTGGCCTTCCGGGCATATTTTGCATTTGCAGCATCCAACCTTACCAACTCTAAAACGGGACTTCCTAGTGGCGCCATCTTTGGGTTTTGGAGGATGTTATTCAAACTCCTACAAGATGAAAAAGTATCTCATATTGCTTTTACTTTTGATCCCGGTACAAGACTCGAAAGAAACGATTTGTATGAGGATTATAAAGCTCACAGAAAACCGATGCCAGAGGATTTAAAACCTCAGATTCATAAAATTTATGAAATGTTAAAGGCATTAGAATTCCCTATGTACAAAATAGATGGAATTGAAGCTGATGATATCATTGGATCCTTATGTAAAAAGTTTGGAAAAGATTTTGAAGAAATCGTCATCCTTTCCAGTGATAAAGATTTATACCAAGTTCTAGACAAAAACATACATATGTTACGTGGGAAACGAGGAGTTTCCGAATTTGAAAAAATTGATCCTAAATGGGTTAAAGCAAATATAGGAATCACCAAAGAACAAGTCACTGATTATATGGGACTGTTAGGTGATGCCTCAGATAACATTCCCGGAGTCAAAGGGATTGGAGAAAAAGGTGCAGCCAAACTCATCCAAGAGTTTGGTGATTTAGAAACTATTTATAAAAAACTAGATAAGATAAAAAACAAATCACTCATCGATAAGTTGGCAGCTGAAAAAGAAAATGCTTTTTTATCACGGAAACTAGCGACCATTGTCACCAACCTCAAACTCGATATTAAAAAGAGCGACTTAAAACTTCCCAATTATTATGATCCGGCCAAAGTACAATACTTCAAAGACGAAGGATACAATGTCCTCCACCGTGACCTTGCCAAACAAGCTGGAATTCCCATTACTAGTGATGGAGATTCCAAAGATAAAAGTTCCGATTCGGAACCTGCTAAAAAAGGCAAAAAATCATCAAAAGATGCTTTAGATTCCGGAACAGAACCAAAACCAAACAAAGGCTCTGCGGTTTCTAAAAAAACTTATAAACGTATCCAAACCTTAGATGACTTAAAAAAAATTGTAGCCAAACTAGATTCCAAAAAACCAATCTCTGTCGATACAGAAACAACTTCACAAGATCCAATGCTCGCTGAGTTACTTGGAGTTTCCTTTTCTCAGGAACCAGGGGTTGCATACTACATTGCTTTCTCTCACCCGGAGTCCATCTATAGCCATTTACTCCCTTCTCCCGAAGAAGGACTTGCTGTTTTAAAACCAATGCTAACAGATCCCAAATGGAAAAAAGTGGGACAAAACATCAAATACGATCTTTTAGTGCTTCGGAATTATGGTGTTGAGTTAGCGGGAATTCATTTTGATACGATGTTAGCTTCTTACCTTTTGAATCCAGGGGAACGCCGCCACAATATGGATGACATGGCCGTTGACTATTTGGATTACAAAACCATCACTTACGATGAGTTAGTTGGAACAGGAAAGAAAAAACAAAACTTATACGATATTGATCCCGAAAAAGTTTCCGAATATGCTTGCGAAGATGCAGACATTACCCTACAACTTCATAATATTCTTTCACCAAAAATGGAAGAAGGAATTCACAAAAAACTTTTTTATGAAATTGAAATGCCAGTGTTACATACTTTGGCAGATATGGAATTTGAAGGGATTGCTGTAGAAAAAGGATATTTTGAATCTCTTTCCAAAATCTTTGAAACAAAAATCAAAGAACATGAAAAAAACATTCACTTCTATGCAGGAAAAACCTTTAATGTAAATTCAACAAAAGAACTACAAACGGTTTTATTCGAAGACTTAAGATTACCAGCTGAGAAAAAAACACAAACAGGATATTCCACCGATCATTCTGTTTTGGAATCTTTACAAGGGACTCATCCCATCATCGATGATTTACTCGGACTTCGTAAATTCTCAAAACTAAAATCCACTTATACAGACACTCTTCCCACACTCATCAATCCGAAAACAGGTCGTATCCATACCAGTTACAACCAAACCATTGCGGCGACGGGTAGATTATCTTCCACCAATCCAAACTTACAAAACATTCCGATCAAAGATGAGGAAGGAAGATTACTCAGAAAAGGTTTTATAGCCAAAAAAGGTTATGAGATTCTTTCTCTCGACTATAGCCAAATCGAACTTAGAATTATGGCCCACTATGCCAATGACCCTCAAATGATGGATGCTTATAAATCGGGAGCGGATATTCACAAACGAACGGCAGCCGGAATTTTCGGTATCCCAGAAGACAAGGTAACGCCCGATATGCGAAATAAAGCAAAGGTTGTTAACTTTTCTGTCATTTATGGAGTCACTTCTTTTGGTCTTTCGAATAATTTAAGGATCAGCCGCAAAGAGGCAAAAGAATTTATCGAAAAGTATTTTGCCACCTACACAGGCGTTCAAACTTATATGGAAGAAATTGTGGAGTTCTGCAAGGAACATGGATATGTGGAAACACTTCTTGGTCGCAGACGTTACCTACCCGATATCCATTCCAAACATAAAATGGCAAGTGAAGCGGCCAAACGTGTTGCGATTAACTCACCCATCCAAGGAACATCAGCAGATATGATCAAACTGGCGATGATCCAAATCCATAACAAAATCAAAAAGAACGGTTTTGATTCTAAACTCCTTCTCCAAGTCCATGATGAACTTGTTTTCGAAGTGAACCCGAAGGAAAAAAAGGAATTCTACCAAATGGCAAAAGAAGAAATGGAATCTGCGATGAAACTAAAAGTTCCGATTATCGCCCAAGGTAAGTTTGGCGGTGATTGGGATGAAGCACATTAG
- a CDS encoding GNAT family N-acetyltransferase — MKPNTINKTERILEVRLAENQLEIERALALRYEVFNLEMGEGLPQSSATRKDRDEYDLYCHHLIVIDKSTDDKKIVGTYRILTRQNAKNGIGFYSENEFDITSIYNLPDEIAEVGRSCVHPDYRDGSVISLLWQGLAEFMNKHNVRYLMGCGSIHSTDAGVASQSYGFLKAKEAIAPEEFRVYPNPDFVIPGFDTNFHVEDPKAISKNIPPLLKGYLRVGAKICGIPALDSVFGTTDVFILFDRKEITERYAKHYMNA, encoded by the coding sequence ATGAAACCAAATACAATTAACAAAACAGAACGAATCCTAGAAGTTCGTTTGGCTGAAAACCAACTAGAAATTGAAAGAGCACTTGCACTACGTTATGAAGTGTTCAACTTAGAAATGGGAGAAGGTCTGCCACAATCTTCTGCAACAAGAAAAGACCGTGATGAGTACGATTTGTACTGCCACCACCTAATTGTTATCGATAAATCCACTGATGACAAAAAAATTGTAGGAACCTACCGCATTTTAACACGCCAAAACGCAAAAAACGGAATTGGTTTTTACAGTGAAAACGAATTTGATATCACATCAATTTATAACCTACCTGACGAAATTGCAGAAGTAGGACGTTCTTGTGTTCACCCAGACTACCGTGATGGATCTGTGATCTCTTTACTCTGGCAAGGTCTTGCTGAATTCATGAACAAACATAATGTTCGTTATCTCATGGGTTGTGGATCCATCCATTCCACTGACGCGGGAGTTGCTTCACAATCTTACGGATTTTTAAAAGCAAAAGAAGCAATTGCTCCAGAAGAATTTCGTGTGTATCCAAACCCTGACTTTGTCATCCCTGGGTTTGACACTAATTTTCATGTAGAAGATCCGAAAGCGATCTCCAAAAATATCCCTCCACTTTTGAAAGGATACCTCCGAGTGGGTGCTAAAATCTGTGGAATTCCTGCACTGGATTCTGTTTTTGGTACTACAGATGTGTTTATTCTTTTCGACCGCAAGGAAATTACGGAGAGATATGCGAAACACTATATGAATGCATGA
- a CDS encoding glycosyltransferase, whose amino-acid sequence MILHINTSREWRGGEQQLYYLVQGLANFKIPQMVVGQPNSPLETKCKENGYDFFPIEMRGEWDRKAYKNIRSLCISKNIKLIHTHTAHAHTLALLAKRSHLSIPLIVSRRVDFKPKSSFFSRWKYQHPANDYYLPVSQKIKEIMIGSKIAPERIITVYSGIDLKRFSKSAPHEYLREEFHIPKKCIVIGNVAALVDHKDQETLLSAIAKMRTNVDFRLMIVGDGKLENKLKNQANQLGIKDKVIFTGYRKDIPALLSLFNIFTLTSKEEGLGTSVLDAMASGLPIVATNGGGIGEMLDHNEGAYVCSVGDSESIAQGLDKLVGSEELRTKFGTFNKTSVKRFSVTKTVEKTKLIYYSFLGDSLYGEGT is encoded by the coding sequence TTGATCCTACATATCAACACTTCCCGCGAATGGCGTGGTGGAGAACAACAGCTTTATTATTTAGTCCAAGGACTGGCCAATTTCAAAATTCCACAAATGGTTGTCGGCCAACCAAATTCCCCTTTAGAAACCAAATGTAAAGAGAATGGTTATGATTTTTTTCCTATTGAAATGCGTGGCGAGTGGGATAGAAAAGCATATAAGAATATTCGATCTCTCTGTATTTCCAAAAACATAAAACTAATTCATACACATACAGCTCACGCACATACACTTGCCTTACTCGCCAAACGAAGCCACTTAAGCATTCCATTAATTGTTTCCAGGAGAGTGGACTTTAAACCCAAGTCTAGTTTTTTTTCCAGATGGAAATACCAACATCCGGCTAACGATTATTATTTGCCAGTTTCGCAAAAAATAAAAGAAATTATGATTGGTAGCAAAATTGCACCAGAAAGAATCATCACAGTTTATTCAGGAATTGATTTAAAACGTTTTTCAAAATCGGCTCCTCACGAATACTTAAGAGAAGAATTTCATATTCCCAAAAAATGTATTGTGATTGGAAATGTGGCAGCCCTTGTCGATCACAAAGACCAAGAAACTTTACTTAGCGCCATAGCAAAGATGAGAACAAACGTTGACTTTCGCCTGATGATTGTTGGTGATGGGAAGTTAGAGAACAAACTCAAAAACCAAGCAAATCAATTAGGAATCAAAGATAAAGTCATTTTCACTGGTTATCGTAAGGACATCCCTGCTTTGTTATCCTTATTCAATATCTTTACACTCACATCCAAAGAAGAAGGCCTCGGAACATCTGTTTTGGATGCTATGGCATCAGGTCTTCCTATCGTTGCCACAAATGGAGGTGGAATTGGTGAGATGTTGGATCATAATGAAGGAGCTTACGTTTGTTCGGTGGGAGATTCAGAAAGTATCGCCCAAGGTTTGGATAAACTAGTGGGATCGGAAGAATTAAGAACCAAGTTCGGAACCTTTAACAAAACTTCGGTAAAACGATTTTCTGTCACCAAAACGGTTGAAAAAACAAAACTAATCTATTATTCCTTTTTAGGAGATTCTTTGTACGGAGAAGGAACATGA
- a CDS encoding LIC13410 family lipoprotein: MIKKLLILSTLASVLFLVSCTSGNKVQAGSTKVHPHTALRKLEIDMIKVGDGLVKTEAVLGKSTEKSIDPSGTVMVWYFAEDRDVPEQYYTLKEKPDTVEKFLKLTFDPKNKITAKDFKL; encoded by the coding sequence ATGATCAAAAAACTTTTGATACTCAGCACGCTCGCTTCGGTTTTGTTTTTAGTTTCTTGTACGTCAGGAAATAAAGTCCAAGCAGGAAGCACTAAAGTTCATCCACACACAGCACTTCGTAAATTAGAAATCGATATGATTAAAGTGGGGGATGGTCTCGTAAAAACAGAAGCTGTTCTAGGCAAATCGACTGAAAAATCAATCGATCCAAGTGGAACCGTGATGGTATGGTATTTTGCAGAAGACCGTGATGTTCCAGAACAGTATTACACTTTGAAAGAAAAACCAGATACAGTAGAAAAATTTTTGAAACTCACATTTGATCCCAAAAACAAAATCACTGCTAAAGATTTTAAATTATAA
- a CDS encoding ATP-binding protein has protein sequence MTAPSEVLPYLLCPSPGSYAMFLPPDMSSVKHFRKELKGTLEGNGFSADNIMHIELAADEALTNAVAANVSCHCDETIICRWRIDSSKFTLYILDYGSGLSEAGSLPDTDKELLRSNQSQCFSNFLDHIKNHQSKKPETLPYNGSGQKHKNMGKGLKIINAMMDSVKVMFHGEGMVDEAPAGFKVMGSIIALEYDRSKHL, from the coding sequence TTGACAGCACCATCTGAAGTTTTACCGTATTTATTATGTCCCTCACCTGGGTCGTATGCAATGTTCCTTCCTCCTGATATGTCCTCTGTCAAACATTTCAGAAAAGAGCTCAAAGGCACTTTGGAAGGAAATGGGTTTAGTGCAGACAATATCATGCACATTGAACTGGCCGCCGATGAAGCACTGACCAATGCAGTCGCAGCAAATGTCTCCTGTCATTGTGACGAAACCATCATCTGTCGTTGGAGGATCGATTCCTCAAAATTCACATTGTATATTTTGGATTATGGATCGGGTCTTTCAGAAGCAGGTTCCCTCCCCGACACTGACAAAGAACTCCTCCGTTCCAACCAATCACAATGTTTTAGTAACTTCCTTGACCATATCAAAAACCACCAAAGCAAAAAACCAGAAACCCTTCCTTACAATGGATCTGGCCAAAAACATAAGAACATGGGAAAAGGATTGAAAATTATCAATGCCATGATGGACTCCGTTAAAGTAATGTTTCACGGAGAAGGAATGGTAGACGAAGCTCCGGCGGGGTTCAAAGTTATGGGCTCCATCATCGCTCTCGAATACGACCGTTCCAAACACTTATAA
- a CDS encoding heme oxygenase (biliverdin-producing) has translation MSIAMMLREGTADKHQETEKVPYIRAIFRGGLDAQTYTYQLESLQAVYAVMEELYRQNKDNPILAKLYFPALFREKSLGEDIASFQKKFGTKLRGSISKATQNYIDHIKNTAKTKPELLVAQAYVRYLGDLSGGQSIKKVVAKTFELEGNEGTAFYEFPEIEDLMAFKGIYRQNLDTLPLNDTQKAELLAEANATFDLNKFLFIELDSDLKENIGMDRYQTLLPAG, from the coding sequence ATGTCCATAGCAATGATGTTAAGAGAAGGTACTGCCGATAAACACCAGGAAACTGAAAAGGTTCCTTACATTCGGGCCATTTTTAGAGGCGGACTCGACGCCCAAACTTATACCTACCAATTAGAAAGCCTACAAGCAGTTTATGCTGTGATGGAAGAACTCTACCGTCAAAACAAAGATAACCCTATCCTTGCTAAACTATATTTCCCAGCTCTCTTTCGTGAGAAATCTTTGGGAGAAGATATCGCGAGTTTCCAAAAGAAATTTGGAACCAAACTTCGTGGTTCTATTTCCAAAGCGACACAGAACTACATTGACCATATCAAAAATACTGCAAAAACAAAACCAGAACTACTTGTAGCGCAGGCTTACGTCCGTTACTTGGGAGATCTTTCTGGTGGCCAATCCATTAAAAAAGTAGTAGCAAAAACTTTTGAATTGGAAGGAAATGAAGGAACTGCATTTTATGAATTTCCTGAAATTGAAGACCTTATGGCCTTCAAAGGAATCTATCGCCAAAACTTGGACACTCTCCCTTTAAACGATACACAAAAAGCAGAACTATTGGCAGAAGCAAATGCCACTTTTGATTTGAATAAGTTTTTGTTTATTGAGCTCGATTCCGACCTAAAAGAAAATATAGGAATGGATCGTTACCAAACTCTTTTACCTGCAGGTTAA
- a CDS encoding MFS transporter: MGFPYTLVTLVFLSMLPVTMIVPVVKDVVKDRLLGSNWEVAYFTSIPMLGSFLFAPVAGIISDRFKNRKYFISFFCFVDAGLFYSLTVVTDMGLFLFLRFLEGAAHIFIIGLLLSSAADRENDPENKRYYGKGILMGITGMFLSLGGAFGMPLGILGRKNPLLPFYVGSGILIFVGLMSLLMLKDKGIHKAKDFKLSDLKVAIFENPFLFVPFLFNFIDRFTVGFIISSFNIHLRETLAFHPGMLGVFLGLVLFPMSLLSYPSALLSRKTGVLPLVLIGSTIYGVFLGLSGTTNEYWYLFTFLLICGIGAGVMFVPSMMLASKMSKPGLTATTMTAFTGVGSLGFMLGPVVSVQMQLVFESVLPPAYSFSALSFFFGFLEIGLVFLTIPFFKKILGKMNRIDEEREKISLANPDPIM; encoded by the coding sequence TTGGGATTCCCGTACACCTTAGTCACTTTAGTTTTTTTATCTATGTTGCCGGTTACAATGATTGTACCGGTAGTCAAGGATGTTGTAAAGGACCGATTGCTTGGATCGAATTGGGAAGTTGCCTACTTCACAAGTATTCCCATGCTCGGTTCCTTTCTTTTTGCACCGGTTGCGGGAATCATTTCAGATCGTTTTAAAAACAGAAAGTACTTCATTAGTTTTTTCTGTTTTGTAGACGCAGGACTTTTTTATTCACTCACAGTTGTCACCGATATGGGACTCTTTCTTTTTTTAAGATTCTTGGAAGGTGCGGCTCATATCTTTATCATTGGACTCCTCTTAAGTTCTGCTGCCGACAGGGAAAATGATCCGGAGAACAAACGTTACTATGGCAAAGGAATCCTTATGGGGATCACAGGGATGTTTTTATCCCTTGGTGGTGCTTTCGGAATGCCACTTGGAATTCTCGGAAGGAAAAATCCCCTTTTGCCATTTTATGTAGGTTCTGGGATTTTAATCTTTGTTGGGTTAATGAGTTTACTCATGTTAAAAGACAAAGGAATCCATAAAGCAAAAGATTTCAAACTGAGTGATCTGAAAGTTGCCATTTTTGAAAATCCATTTTTGTTTGTTCCGTTTTTATTCAACTTCATTGACCGTTTTACAGTTGGTTTTATCATCTCTTCTTTTAATATCCACCTAAGAGAAACTCTCGCCTTCCATCCAGGAATGCTCGGTGTATTTTTGGGACTGGTTCTTTTCCCTATGAGTTTACTCTCTTATCCGTCGGCCCTCCTCTCTCGCAAAACGGGTGTTTTGCCCCTTGTGCTGATTGGTTCGACCATTTATGGAGTATTTCTCGGTCTTTCCGGAACCACCAATGAATATTGGTATCTCTTTACCTTTTTACTCATCTGTGGGATTGGAGCCGGAGTGATGTTTGTCCCTTCCATGATGCTTGCGAGTAAAATGTCAAAACCGGGTCTGACTGCGACCACAATGACTGCATTTACCGGTGTGGGTTCTCTTGGATTTATGTTAGGACCCGTAGTATCAGTCCAAATGCAATTGGTATTTGAATCGGTTTTACCACCAGCTTATAGTTTTTCTGCACTTTCCTTCTTTTTTGGATTTTTGGAGATTGGTCTTGTGTTTTTAACCATTCCTTTTTTCAAAAAGATTTTGGGAAAAATGAACCGAATCGATGAAGAAAGAGAAAAGATATCACTTGCCAACCCAGATCCAATCATGTAG
- the gltX gene encoding glutamate--tRNA ligase produces MTEVRTRFAPSPSGFLHVGGARTALFNYLYAKAKKGKFLLRIEDTDQDRSTEASFKIILESLKWLGMEWDEGPGVGGPNGPYTQSERIHIYKEYTDKLISEKKAYRCFCSAEELDGKKKQADAMGIPYIYDGKCSDLTDAEINSQIEKKIPFTVRFKTPHKIVIVDDMIQGKVKFESKLIGDFIIVKSDGFPSYNYAVVIDDALMKITHVIRGVGHLSNTPRQILIFEAFGFPLPRFAHASEIVGTDGKKLSKRAGATSVLAFRDLGYSSDTMRNYMALLGWTSPDGKEYMSDAELCSVFDVERCSKSPATFDVFKKLKEEEKETVDFNKLSLLGLAEYLNPKSKLNWMSNKYIRDVKIETLGKELEPFLKDCQIPETYKSGTNPQLLSILDSVRVYLDRLIQAPPYIEEFFLENLQFENEEAKQLVLDGNGKAVVSAFYQAVKAKPLSNPDEYKEAMTKAGETTGEKGRTLFMPIRAITTGKSHGLELPILFSLLGQEKLIHRMEQLAKALGIAI; encoded by the coding sequence ATGACAGAAGTTCGCACTCGTTTTGCCCCGTCCCCCTCCGGATTTCTCCATGTGGGAGGAGCAAGAACGGCTCTATTTAATTATTTATACGCGAAAGCAAAAAAAGGAAAGTTTTTACTTCGGATCGAAGACACAGACCAAGACCGTTCCACAGAAGCATCTTTCAAAATCATTTTAGAGTCTTTGAAGTGGCTCGGAATGGAATGGGATGAGGGCCCTGGTGTGGGTGGTCCAAACGGCCCGTACACTCAGTCCGAAAGAATTCATATTTATAAAGAATACACAGACAAACTGATTTCGGAAAAAAAAGCTTATCGTTGTTTTTGTTCCGCAGAAGAACTCGACGGCAAAAAAAAACAAGCCGATGCCATGGGAATTCCATACATCTATGATGGAAAATGTTCGGATCTTACTGATGCAGAAATCAATTCCCAAATTGAGAAAAAAATTCCCTTTACTGTAAGATTCAAAACTCCGCATAAAATAGTCATCGTAGATGATATGATCCAGGGAAAGGTAAAGTTCGAATCCAAACTCATTGGTGACTTTATCATTGTGAAGTCTGATGGATTCCCTTCGTATAACTATGCAGTGGTGATCGATGATGCGCTAATGAAAATCACACATGTGATTCGCGGAGTGGGACATCTTTCCAATACTCCTCGCCAAATTTTAATTTTTGAAGCCTTTGGATTTCCACTCCCAAGGTTTGCTCATGCCAGTGAAATTGTAGGAACCGATGGGAAAAAACTTTCCAAACGTGCTGGTGCTACATCGGTTCTTGCATTCCGTGATTTAGGTTACTCCAGTGATACTATGCGTAACTACATGGCTTTACTTGGATGGACTTCTCCCGATGGTAAAGAATATATGAGTGATGCCGAACTTTGTTCCGTCTTTGATGTGGAACGCTGCTCAAAATCTCCAGCTACCTTTGATGTATTTAAAAAACTCAAAGAAGAAGAAAAGGAAACGGTTGATTTTAATAAGTTATCACTTCTCGGACTTGCAGAATATTTAAATCCAAAATCAAAACTCAATTGGATGTCGAACAAATACATTCGCGATGTAAAGATTGAAACTTTGGGAAAGGAACTCGAACCATTCTTAAAAGACTGCCAAATCCCAGAAACTTATAAGTCGGGAACAAACCCACAACTCCTCTCCATTTTAGATTCAGTGCGTGTGTATTTGGACAGACTCATCCAAGCTCCCCCCTACATTGAAGAATTCTTTTTAGAAAATCTACAATTTGAAAATGAAGAAGCCAAACAATTGGTTTTGGATGGGAACGGCAAAGCGGTAGTCTCTGCTTTTTACCAAGCGGTCAAAGCAAAACCGTTATCAAACCCGGATGAATACAAAGAAGCCATGACCAAGGCAGGAGAAACTACGGGTGAAAAAGGAAGGACACTCTTTATGCCGATCCGAGCCATCACTACGGGGAAATCCCATGGGCTCGAACTTCCCATTCTCTTTAGCCTTCTTGGCCAAGAAAAGCTCATCCACAGGATGGAACAGCTGGCGAAGGCACTCGGCATCGCGATTTAG
- a CDS encoding LIC13411 family adhesin, translating to MRITGLLLSLSFFLQCATYWKNRKNDFQDIVTVGVETPMYGAAVKVGPLPIGVLFQGGESEMGKKDLGRGAGLRGGQLGTYHSQQLVFGILGGESFHSGLPTLDAKDNWLVDKKGIPLTNDERANIKSYKMRYYSYWYDPVKERKARKKEHFRRELTKDLVDSTGNKEFLAYLPPEDQKPFGYPPGYSWNLEFTAGIYGGARLGFNVAEAFDFLVGFTTIDVLDDDVEGKVKPSFPGFPFPAPTEAETDSTTEE from the coding sequence ATGCGAATCACAGGTCTCCTCCTTAGCCTCTCTTTTTTTCTACAATGTGCAACGTATTGGAAAAATCGTAAAAATGATTTCCAAGACATTGTGACCGTTGGTGTTGAAACACCAATGTATGGAGCAGCTGTTAAAGTAGGGCCCTTACCCATTGGAGTTCTTTTCCAAGGTGGGGAGTCAGAAATGGGAAAAAAGGATCTGGGTCGCGGAGCCGGGCTTCGTGGTGGTCAATTGGGAACTTACCATTCGCAACAGCTCGTATTTGGGATATTAGGTGGTGAGAGTTTTCATTCCGGCCTTCCTACATTGGATGCCAAAGACAATTGGCTTGTGGATAAAAAAGGAATCCCTCTCACAAACGATGAAAGGGCCAATATCAAAAGTTATAAAATGCGTTATTATTCATATTGGTATGATCCGGTAAAGGAACGTAAAGCCAGGAAGAAGGAACATTTCCGCCGTGAACTCACCAAGGATTTAGTGGACTCCACCGGGAATAAAGAGTTTTTAGCGTATCTTCCTCCTGAAGACCAAAAACCATTTGGTTACCCACCTGGATATTCCTGGAATCTTGAATTCACAGCAGGGATTTACGGAGGTGCGAGACTTGGATTTAACGTTGCCGAGGCTTTTGATTTTTTAGTCGGATTTACCACGATAGACGTGTTAGATGATGATGTAGAAGGAAAAGTCAAACCCAGTTTCCCAGGTTTTCCTTTCCCCGCTCCCACTGAAGCGGAAACTGATTCTACAACAGAGGAATGA